The following coding sequences lie in one Azospirillum humicireducens genomic window:
- a CDS encoding DUF1192 domain-containing protein yields the protein MAIDDRFEDLEPRKAKPAPKDLTVMGVAELEAYIATLQAEVERARAAIAAKRAQKSAAEAFFKKG from the coding sequence ATGGCCATCGACGACCGTTTCGAGGATCTGGAGCCGCGAAAGGCCAAGCCGGCGCCGAAGGACCTGACCGTGATGGGTGTGGCCGAACTGGAGGCCTACATCGCGACGCTTCAGGCGGAGGTGGAGCGCGCCCGCGCCGCCATCGCCGCCAAGCGGGCTCAGAAGTCGGCCGCCGAGGCCTTCTTCAAGAAGGGCTGA
- a CDS encoding NAD(P)H-quinone oxidoreductase — translation MGLALPDSMRCVEITQPGGPEVLHPTRRPAPVPGPGEILVEVAAAGVNRPDTLQRQGRYDPPPGASDLPGLELSGTVIAIGEGVESWASGDRVCALVAGGGYAEYCAVPAVQALPVPGPLSMVEAAAVPETFFTVWTNVFERGALKRGETLLVHGGSSGIGTTAIQLAKAFGATVFTTAGSDDKCRACEQLGADRAINYRTEDFAAVIREATGGRGVDVVLDMVGGDYIARDIDIMAIDGRHVSIAFLQGAKVSLNMAPVMTKRLTLTGSTLRARPVSEKGRIAAALREHVWPLLESGGIKPQIHCTFPLDEAAEAHRLMESSAHIGKIVLTVGADPV, via the coding sequence ATGGGCCTCGCCTTGCCCGACAGCATGCGCTGCGTCGAGATCACCCAGCCCGGAGGGCCGGAGGTGCTGCACCCCACCCGCCGTCCCGCCCCGGTGCCCGGCCCCGGCGAGATCCTGGTGGAGGTCGCCGCCGCAGGTGTGAACCGTCCCGACACCCTGCAGCGCCAGGGCCGCTACGACCCGCCTCCGGGCGCGTCCGACCTGCCCGGGCTGGAACTGTCCGGCACGGTCATCGCTATTGGCGAGGGCGTCGAGTCGTGGGCCAGCGGAGATCGCGTCTGCGCGCTCGTGGCCGGCGGCGGCTATGCCGAATATTGCGCGGTGCCGGCGGTGCAGGCCCTGCCGGTGCCCGGCCCGCTGTCGATGGTCGAGGCGGCGGCGGTGCCGGAGACCTTCTTCACCGTCTGGACGAACGTGTTCGAACGCGGCGCCCTGAAGCGCGGCGAGACGCTGCTGGTCCATGGCGGGTCGAGCGGCATCGGCACCACGGCGATCCAGCTGGCGAAAGCCTTCGGCGCCACGGTCTTCACCACCGCCGGCAGCGACGACAAGTGCCGGGCCTGCGAACAGCTCGGCGCCGACCGGGCGATCAACTACAGGACCGAGGATTTCGCCGCGGTGATCCGCGAGGCGACCGGCGGTCGCGGCGTCGATGTGGTGCTGGACATGGTCGGCGGCGACTATATCGCCCGCGACATCGACATCATGGCGATCGACGGGCGTCACGTCTCCATCGCCTTCCTGCAGGGGGCCAAGGTGTCGCTGAACATGGCGCCGGTGATGACCAAGCGCCTGACGCTGACCGGATCGACCCTGCGCGCCCGCCCGGTGTCCGAGAAGGGCCGCATCGCCGCCGCCCTGCGCGAGCATGTCTGGCCGCTTTTGGAGTCCGGCGGGATCAAGCCGCAGATTCACTGCACCTTCCCGCTGGACGAGGCGGCGGAGGCCCATCGCCTGATGGAAAGCAGCGCCCATATCGGCAAGATCGTGCTCACCGTCGGGGCGGACCCGGTCTGA
- a CDS encoding DUF1013 domain-containing protein, translating into MALPLMPKATAVWLVENTSLSFEQIAAFCGMHSLEVQAIADGEVAVGMVGLDPIANGQLTKQEIERCEKNQDLRLKLLVADLPQVASRSKGPRYTPITKRGDKPDAIAWLLKHHPELSDAQVCRLIGTTKPTIAAVRDRTHWNVANIKPRSPVMLGLCSGRELEEALALAIRRGGVPRAPEDAAEDFYGESRDDDRYSEQEDAH; encoded by the coding sequence ATGGCACTGCCCTTGATGCCGAAAGCGACGGCCGTTTGGCTGGTCGAGAACACGTCCTTGTCCTTCGAGCAGATCGCCGCCTTCTGCGGCATGCATTCGCTGGAAGTCCAGGCCATCGCCGACGGCGAGGTCGCGGTCGGCATGGTGGGGCTGGACCCCATCGCCAACGGCCAGCTGACCAAGCAGGAGATCGAGCGCTGCGAGAAGAACCAGGATCTGCGCCTGAAGCTGCTGGTCGCCGACCTGCCGCAGGTCGCCTCCCGGTCCAAGGGCCCGCGCTACACCCCGATCACCAAGCGCGGTGACAAGCCCGACGCCATCGCCTGGCTGCTGAAGCATCATCCGGAACTGTCCGACGCGCAGGTCTGCCGCCTGATCGGCACCACCAAGCCGACCATCGCCGCCGTGCGCGACCGCACCCACTGGAACGTCGCCAACATCAAGCCGCGCAGCCCGGTCATGCTGGGTCTCTGCTCCGGCCGCGAGTTGGAAGAGGCGCTGGCTTTGGCCATCCGCCGCGGCGGCGTGCCCCGCGCGCCCGAGGATGCCGCCGAGGACTTCTATGGCGAGAGCCGCGACGACGACCGCTATTCCGAACAGGAAGACGCCCATTGA
- a CDS encoding UbiX family flavin prenyltransferase, producing MTDRNTPPPRLVVGISGASGVIYGIRMLQTLRRIGVESHLVVSRSAEVTLAHETAMKVAELRALADVSYSAADIGAAISSGSFRTLGMVVAPCSVRTMSEIASGVTSTLLTRAADVALKERRRLVLMVRETPLHLGHLRTMTALAEMGAVIAPPVPAFYAQPESIDDLVNHSVGRVLDLFGLDSGTLRRWGERPAEG from the coding sequence ATGACCGACCGCAACACACCTCCGCCCCGGCTCGTCGTCGGCATCAGCGGCGCGTCGGGGGTGATCTACGGTATCCGCATGCTGCAGACGCTGCGGCGGATCGGCGTCGAATCGCATCTGGTCGTCAGCCGGTCCGCCGAAGTGACGCTGGCGCATGAAACCGCAATGAAGGTGGCGGAGCTGCGGGCGCTGGCCGACGTCAGCTATTCCGCCGCCGATATCGGGGCGGCGATCTCCAGCGGCAGTTTCCGCACGCTGGGCATGGTGGTCGCCCCCTGTTCGGTCCGCACGATGAGCGAGATCGCCAGCGGCGTGACCTCCACCCTGCTGACCCGTGCCGCCGACGTGGCCTTGAAGGAGCGGCGGCGGCTGGTTCTGATGGTGCGGGAGACACCGCTGCATCTGGGCCATCTGCGCACCATGACCGCGCTGGCGGAAATGGGAGCGGTGATCGCGCCGCCGGTGCCGGCCTTCTATGCGCAGCCGGAGAGCATCGACGATCTGGTGAACCATTCGGTGGGGCGGGTGCTGGACCTGTTCGGGCTTGATTCCGGCACTCTGCGCCGGTGGGGTGAGCGTCCGGCGGAGGGCTGA
- a CDS encoding carbonic anhydrase → MPFSSQPSEPIRQLLAGIKAFRARYYERRPDSMRQLATEGQHPEVLLIGCSDSRVDPALLTMAEPGELFVVRNVANLVPPYQPDGAYHGTSAAIEYAVKSLKVSEIIVLGHAQCGGIQGLIRLRAGQKSNDDFVSPWVSIAGSALDPYVGPEGSEQARADAEKLQSTPAVIERAAVRASVENLMTFPFVRQGVEAGTLNIHGWWFDIQSGEMWAINPTSRLFQPVE, encoded by the coding sequence ATGCCGTTCAGCAGTCAACCGAGCGAGCCCATCCGCCAGCTTCTGGCCGGCATCAAGGCGTTCCGCGCCCGCTATTACGAACGCCGGCCCGACAGCATGCGACAGCTGGCCACCGAAGGCCAGCATCCGGAGGTTCTGCTGATCGGCTGTTCCGACAGCCGCGTCGATCCTGCCCTGCTGACCATGGCGGAACCCGGCGAGCTGTTCGTCGTGCGCAACGTCGCAAATCTCGTCCCGCCCTATCAGCCCGACGGCGCCTATCACGGCACCTCGGCCGCCATCGAATATGCGGTCAAATCGCTGAAGGTGTCCGAGATCATCGTGCTGGGCCACGCCCAATGTGGCGGTATCCAGGGCTTGATCCGGCTGCGCGCCGGCCAGAAGTCGAACGATGATTTCGTGTCCCCCTGGGTGTCGATCGCCGGTTCGGCGCTCGACCCCTATGTAGGACCGGAAGGCTCCGAACAGGCACGGGCCGATGCGGAAAAGCTGCAAAGCACCCCGGCGGTGATCGAGCGGGCGGCAGTCAGGGCATCGGTCGAGAATCTGATGACCTTCCCCTTCGTGCGCCAGGGGGTGGAAGCCGGGACGCTGAACATCCATGGCTGGTGGTTCGACATTCAATCGGGCGAAATGTGGGCGATCAACCCGACCAGCCGCCTGTTCCAGCCGGTCGAGTGA
- a CDS encoding tetratricopeptide repeat protein, whose protein sequence is MVTLSQALLIALDHHQAGRVAEAEDIYRRILAADPEYADAMQLLGVLAAQTGHGEAAVRRLRLAAALRPDSAAGWSNLAGAEQSAGAVERAVGLYGRALRLMPELADAHASRSAALRRLGRQDAAIAAAGQALSLAPDHADALANRAAALASQGEPQAAEISARRSLHLNGRSAVAHATLAASLAAQRRWTDAEAAARNALAADRNLGEAWEVLGAVLAKLGRFPESLDAFADAARLRPGPSLWAARGTALVAMARPAEAATDFEHALSDRPQDAGLHWNLGFSRLMAGNYAGGWPEFEWRRSDDRAEPPWRRFSQPTWRGEALEGRTILLYAEQGLGDTLQFLRYVPLVAARGGRVVLEVQPSLLPLMAGLDGPAQVIARGDPLPAFDLECPLMSLPLAFGTVVDDLPADIPYLRADPPRVAVWRERLAAAEGLRVGLVWAGNPRFPGDDQRSPRLAGLRGLLDVPGCRFYGLQMGPGHADLADAALPDGFMDLAPEISDFADTAAIMANLDLVVSSCTGPAHLAGALGLPLWMALPFSADWRWMTGRDDSPWYPTARLFRQPAPGDWRSVSGRMATELAALVQRFMPSP, encoded by the coding sequence ATGGTTACTTTGTCGCAGGCCCTCCTGATCGCTCTCGACCACCACCAGGCGGGCAGGGTGGCGGAGGCGGAGGACATCTACCGCCGCATCCTGGCCGCCGATCCTGAATATGCCGATGCCATGCAACTGCTCGGCGTCCTGGCCGCACAGACGGGGCATGGGGAGGCGGCGGTGAGGCGGCTTCGCCTTGCAGCGGCATTGCGCCCCGATTCCGCCGCCGGCTGGTCCAACCTCGCGGGGGCGGAGCAGTCGGCGGGTGCGGTGGAGCGGGCGGTGGGGCTCTATGGCCGGGCGTTGCGCCTGATGCCGGAGTTGGCCGATGCCCATGCCAGCAGATCCGCCGCCCTGCGCAGGCTTGGCCGGCAGGATGCCGCGATTGCGGCTGCCGGTCAGGCGTTGAGTCTGGCTCCTGATCATGCCGATGCGCTGGCCAACCGCGCGGCAGCGCTGGCGTCGCAGGGCGAGCCGCAAGCGGCGGAAATCAGCGCCCGCCGGTCGTTGCACCTGAATGGCCGCTCCGCCGTTGCCCATGCGACGCTCGCCGCCTCGCTCGCCGCGCAGCGCCGTTGGACCGATGCAGAGGCGGCGGCCCGCAACGCGCTGGCGGCTGACCGCAACCTCGGCGAGGCATGGGAGGTGTTGGGTGCGGTGCTGGCGAAGCTCGGGCGCTTCCCCGAATCGCTGGACGCCTTCGCGGATGCTGCGCGGCTGCGGCCCGGCCCCTCGCTGTGGGCGGCCCGCGGCACGGCGCTGGTCGCCATGGCTCGGCCGGCGGAAGCAGCCACCGACTTCGAACACGCTCTGTCCGACCGGCCTCAGGATGCCGGGCTTCACTGGAATCTTGGATTTTCCCGGCTGATGGCCGGGAACTATGCCGGCGGCTGGCCCGAGTTCGAGTGGCGTCGCAGCGACGACCGGGCCGAACCGCCCTGGCGCCGCTTCTCACAACCGACATGGCGGGGGGAGGCGCTTGAAGGCCGGACCATCCTGCTCTATGCGGAACAGGGTTTGGGAGACACCCTCCAGTTCCTGCGCTATGTCCCGCTGGTGGCAGCCCGCGGCGGCCGTGTGGTCCTGGAGGTGCAGCCGTCCCTGCTGCCGCTGATGGCCGGGCTGGATGGACCGGCACAGGTGATCGCGCGGGGCGATCCGCTGCCGGCCTTCGACCTCGAATGTCCGTTGATGAGCCTGCCGCTCGCCTTTGGCACGGTGGTGGATGACCTGCCTGCGGATATTCCCTATCTGCGGGCTGATCCGCCGCGCGTCGCCGTCTGGCGCGAGCGCCTTGCGGCAGCGGAAGGGCTGCGGGTCGGCCTCGTCTGGGCCGGGAACCCGCGATTTCCCGGCGACGACCAGCGCTCTCCGCGGCTGGCCGGCTTGCGCGGGCTCCTCGACGTGCCGGGCTGCCGCTTCTACGGCCTGCAGATGGGACCGGGGCATGCCGATCTCGCCGATGCGGCCCTGCCCGACGGCTTCATGGATCTGGCACCGGAGATCAGCGATTTCGCCGACACGGCGGCGATCATGGCAAATCTGGATCTGGTGGTGTCGTCCTGCACCGGGCCGGCGCATCTGGCCGGTGCGCTCGGCCTGCCGCTGTGGATGGCGCTGCCATTCTCGGCGGACTGGCGCTGGATGACCGGCCGCGACGACAGCCCATGGTATCCGACCGCCCGCCTGTTCCGGCAGCCGGCGCCCGGCGACTGGCGGTCGGTTTCCGGGCGCATGGCCACCGAATTGGCGGCGCTGGTTCAGCGCTTCATGCCGTCGCCATAG
- a CDS encoding TIGR02444 family protein: MNPFWDFSLAVYRRPGVPALCLSLQDRRGVDVNLLLFAAWAGLECGIRLSDAELVRIDSAVSDWREEVVRPLRALRRRAKDEDDAFYRRMKAAELEAERVQQDRLFAAAGVMPRPGGSAELAALNMALLVPGGDPALDELAGVMPGS; this comes from the coding sequence GTGAACCCGTTCTGGGACTTTTCCCTGGCCGTCTACCGGCGGCCGGGGGTTCCGGCCCTTTGCCTGTCGTTGCAGGACCGGCGCGGGGTGGACGTCAATCTGCTGCTGTTCGCCGCCTGGGCCGGGCTGGAGTGCGGAATTCGTCTGTCCGATGCCGAGCTTGTCCGCATCGATTCGGCCGTCTCCGACTGGCGGGAGGAGGTCGTTCGCCCGTTGCGCGCCCTGCGCCGCCGCGCCAAGGATGAGGATGACGCCTTCTACCGCCGCATGAAGGCCGCGGAGCTGGAGGCCGAGCGCGTCCAGCAGGATCGGCTGTTCGCCGCCGCCGGGGTCATGCCGCGGCCAGGCGGCAGTGCGGAACTGGCCGCCTTGAACATGGCGCTGCTGGTGCCTGGCGGCGATCCCGCACTGGACGAACTGGCGGGGGTGATGCCCGGCAGCTGA
- a CDS encoding ATP-dependent 6-phosphofructokinase encodes MTAPKKAGKRIGILTSGGDCAGLNAVIRAVVHRATGYGWQVLGIKEGTQGLLQRPVQYQTLDLGSVDGHMMRQGGTILGTTNRGDPFAYPMPDGTLKDRSDEIVGGYRELGLDALIGIGGDGSFAILHKLAQKGGFPMVGVPKTIDNDLGKTEVSVGYDTAVAVAVEALDRLQPTAASHHRVMVLEVMGRDAGHIALAAGIAGGADVILIPEIAYSIESIAAKIQDVRNSGRNFALVVVSEAVKTLEGTGVKKVLQGGEKRYGGIGDYIGEKIADATGAETRVTVLGHVQRGSMPSPRDRLIASAFGVHAVDLIAEGKFNRMVAWSNRGVIDVPITEAIEHYSCVELDGALVKTARGLNISFGD; translated from the coding sequence ATGACTGCCCCAAAGAAAGCCGGCAAGCGCATCGGCATCCTGACCAGCGGCGGCGATTGCGCCGGGCTGAACGCCGTCATCCGTGCGGTGGTCCACCGCGCCACCGGCTATGGCTGGCAGGTGCTGGGCATCAAGGAAGGCACCCAGGGCCTGCTGCAGCGCCCGGTGCAGTACCAGACGCTCGACCTCGGCTCGGTCGATGGCCACATGATGCGGCAGGGCGGCACCATCCTGGGCACGACCAACCGCGGCGATCCCTTTGCCTATCCGATGCCGGACGGCACGCTGAAGGACAGGTCGGACGAGATCGTCGGCGGTTATCGCGAACTCGGCCTGGATGCCCTGATCGGAATCGGCGGCGACGGCAGCTTCGCCATCCTGCACAAGCTGGCGCAGAAGGGCGGCTTTCCGATGGTGGGCGTGCCCAAGACCATCGACAACGATCTGGGCAAGACCGAGGTGTCGGTCGGCTACGACACCGCCGTCGCCGTCGCGGTGGAGGCGCTCGACCGCCTGCAGCCCACCGCCGCCAGCCACCACCGGGTGATGGTGCTGGAGGTGATGGGCCGCGACGCCGGCCACATCGCGCTGGCGGCCGGCATCGCCGGCGGGGCCGACGTGATCCTGATCCCTGAAATCGCCTACTCGATCGAGAGCATCGCGGCCAAGATCCAGGACGTCCGCAATTCCGGCCGCAACTTCGCGCTGGTCGTGGTGTCGGAGGCGGTGAAGACGCTCGAAGGCACCGGCGTCAAGAAGGTGCTGCAGGGTGGCGAGAAGCGCTATGGCGGCATCGGCGACTATATCGGCGAGAAGATCGCCGATGCCACCGGGGCCGAGACCCGCGTCACCGTTCTGGGCCATGTCCAGCGCGGCAGCATGCCCAGCCCGCGCGACCGGCTGATCGCGTCGGCCTTCGGCGTCCACGCCGTCGACCTGATCGCGGAAGGCAAGTTCAACCGCATGGTCGCCTGGTCGAACCGCGGCGTCATCGACGTGCCGATCACCGAGGCGATCGAGCATTACTCCTGCGTCGAGCTGGACGGGGCGCTGGTCAAGACCGCCCGCGGCCTGAACATCAGCTTCGGCGATTGA
- a CDS encoding YdcH family protein has product MNEQEILKEKLASLRSEHRDLDDVIARLAERAPYDQLQMQRLKKRKLMLKDQIMVLESRLLPDIIA; this is encoded by the coding sequence ATGAACGAGCAAGAGATTTTGAAGGAAAAGCTGGCGAGCTTGCGCAGCGAGCACCGCGACCTGGACGACGTCATCGCCCGGCTTGCCGAACGCGCGCCCTACGACCAGTTGCAGATGCAGCGGTTGAAGAAGCGCAAGCTGATGCTGAAGGACCAGATCATGGTCCTGGAAAGCCGGCTCCTGCCGGACATCATTGCGTAG
- a CDS encoding group III truncated hemoglobin — MTDSVPSDDQRNERRDIRTAMAEERMATVGIDEESIERLVRTFYGKIMKDDVLGPIFGRAIADWEPHLRKMMDFWSSIALLTQRYDGRPMPVHISLGLEPQHFERWLGLFRETAHELFPPDGAAFLIGKAENIARSFQMGIQFFTVPKKG; from the coding sequence ATGACCGACAGCGTTCCCAGCGACGACCAGCGCAATGAGCGCCGTGACATCCGCACCGCCATGGCGGAGGAGCGGATGGCCACCGTCGGCATCGATGAGGAGTCGATCGAAAGGCTCGTGAGGACCTTCTACGGCAAGATCATGAAGGATGACGTGCTGGGTCCGATCTTCGGCCGGGCCATCGCCGATTGGGAGCCGCACCTGCGCAAGATGATGGATTTCTGGTCGTCCATTGCCCTGCTGACCCAGCGCTACGATGGTCGACCGATGCCGGTCCACATCTCGCTGGGGTTGGAGCCGCAGCATTTCGAACGATGGCTGGGCCTGTTCCGCGAGACCGCCCACGAACTCTTCCCGCCCGACGGTGCCGCCTTCCTGATCGGCAAGGCGGAGAACATCGCCCGCAGCTTCCAGATGGGCATTCAGTTCTTCACGGTGCCGAAGAAGGGGTGA
- the purE gene encoding 5-(carboxyamino)imidazole ribonucleotide mutase — MSAEHSQNSAVPANDIAAEGDQPLVGIIMGSQSDWTTMKHAADTLAALGIPHEVRIVSAHRTPHRLVEYATTAKARGLKVVIAGAGGAAHLPGMAASMTPLPVFGVPVESHALKGMDSLLSIVQMPGGVPVGTLAIGKAGAINAALLAGSVIALMDPQVAAALDGWRTRQTAAVAEAPIDDPT; from the coding sequence GTGTCCGCCGAACACTCTCAGAACAGCGCCGTTCCGGCCAACGACATCGCGGCCGAAGGCGATCAGCCGCTGGTCGGCATCATCATGGGCAGCCAGTCGGACTGGACCACCATGAAGCATGCCGCCGACACCCTGGCGGCCCTGGGCATCCCCCACGAGGTCCGCATCGTCTCCGCGCACCGCACGCCGCATCGGCTGGTGGAGTACGCCACGACCGCAAAGGCGCGCGGGCTGAAGGTGGTGATCGCCGGTGCCGGCGGAGCCGCCCACCTGCCGGGCATGGCCGCGTCGATGACGCCGCTGCCGGTCTTCGGCGTTCCGGTCGAAAGCCACGCGCTGAAGGGGATGGACAGCCTGCTGTCGATCGTCCAGATGCCGGGCGGCGTCCCGGTCGGCACCTTGGCCATCGGCAAGGCCGGCGCCATCAACGCCGCGCTGCTTGCCGGTTCGGTCATCGCACTGATGGACCCGCAGGTGGCCGCGGCGCTGGATGGCTGGCGCACACGCCAGACAGCGGCTGTGGCCGAAGCGCCGATCGACGACCCGACCTGA